In Zonotrichia albicollis isolate bZonAlb1 chromosome 3, bZonAlb1.hap1, whole genome shotgun sequence, a single window of DNA contains:
- the ZBTB2 gene encoding zinc finger and BTB domain-containing protein 2 translates to MDLANHGLILLQQLNAQREFGFLCDCTVAIGDVYFKAHKSVLASFSNYFKMLFVHQTSECVRLKATDIQPDIFSYLLHLMYTGKMAPQLIDPVRLEQGIKFLHAYPLIQEASLASQGTFSHPDQVFPLASSLYGIQIADHQIRHPTKVTSATDKLGREPRPQTSRMSQEQASDGSQLSQLGANLPQVSRTNMSASDPLPSSLSPELVSAAGNNSPSGEEANMEASSSDEQPASLTIAHVKPSIMKRNGSFPKYYACHLCGRRFNLRSSLREHLQIHTGVPFTSSQQGESNISLSLCNNTADKDAMEVPEAGMISDSELQQISDSPIIDGQQQSETPPPSDIADIDNLEQADQEREVKRRKYECSICGRKFIQKSHWREHMYIHTGKPFKCSTCDKSFCRANQAARHVCLNQSMDTYTMVDKQTLELCTFEEGSQMDNMLVQTNKPYKCNLCDKTFSTPNEVVKHSCQNQNSVFTLEEDRSILLGGGDTEATETDNAVLASIKKEQEAVLLD, encoded by the exons ATGGATTTGGCCAACCATGGACTtattctgctgcagcagctaaATGCTCAGAGAGAGTTCGGTTTCCTGTGTGACTGCACAGTTGCCATTGGGGATGTCTACTTCAAGGCACACAAATCTGTCCTCGCTTCTTTCTCCAACTACTTCAAGATGTTGTTTGTTCATCAAACCAG TGAATGTGTCCGTTTGAAAGCGACCGACATACAGCCAGACATCTTCAGTTATCTCTTGCATTTGATGTACACTGGGAAGATGGCACCACAACTCATTGACCCAGTTCGACTAGAACAGGGAATAAAGTTTCTGCATGCATATCCACTAATTCAAGAGGCCAGCCTTGCAAGTCAGGGAACTTTTTCTCACCCGGATCAAGTCTTTCCATTAGCATCTTCATTATATGGCATTCAGATTGCAGATCACCAGATAAGGCATCCCACTAAGGTTACGTCAGCGACTGACAAACTTGGGCGAGAACCACGGCCTCAGACATCCCGGATGAGCCAAGAGCAGGCTTCTGATGGCTCACAGCTCTCGCAGTTGGGTGCAAATCTGCCACAAGTGAGCCGGACAAATATGTCTGCTTCTGACCCATTGCCATCTTCTCTGTCTCCGGAATTGGTGTCTGCTGCTGGTAATAATTCACCTTCGGGAGAAGAGGCCAATATGGAAGCATCTTCTTCAGATGAGCAGCCTGCCTCTCTCACAATAGCACATGTCAAGCCAAGCATTATGAAAAGGAACGGAAGCTTCCCAAAATACTATGCCTGTCACCTCTGTGGCCGGCGGTTCAACCTGCGCAGCAGCTTGCGGGAGCACCTGCAGATCCACACGGGAGTTCCCTTCACATCTAGCCAGCAGGGAGAGAGTAATATTTCTTTGTCTCTTTGTAACAACACAGCTGATAAAGATGCCATGGAAGTGCCTGAAGCGGGGATGATTAGTGACAGCGAGCTGCAGCAGATCTCAGACTCCCCAATAAttgatgggcagcagcagtcagAGACGCCTCCCCCCTCCGATATCGCAGATATCGACAACCTGGAGCAGGCAGATCAAGAGAGGGAGGTAAAGAGACGGAAATACGAATGTTCCATCTGTGGTCGCAAATTTATTCAGAAAAGCCACTGGAGGGAGCACATGTACATACACACGGGCAAGCCCTTCAAGTGCAGCACTTGTGACAAAAGCTTTTGTAGGGCTAACCAGGCTGCCAGACACGTGTGCCTAAACCAGAGCATGGACACGTACACCATGGTGGATAAACAGACTCTGGAGCTCTGTACCTTCGAGGAAGGCAGTCAAATGGACAACATGCTTGTACAGACCAACAAGCCCTACAAATGTAACTTGTGTGACAAAACTTTTTCAACTCCCAATGAAGTAGTCAAACATTCGTGCCAAAATCAAAACTCTGTCTTTACGCTAGAAGAAGATCGCTCCATTCTGTTAGGTGGTGGGGACACAGAAGCCACAGAGACTGATAACGCAGTGTTAGCCTCCATCAAAAAGGAGCAGGAAGCAGTGTTGTTAGACTGA
- the LOC141728643 gene encoding uncharacterized protein LOC141728643 — protein sequence MRVLRNFTLSSRKRRLTLARRYFSADRCNKRVKHFLCPETRGDSASLAGPALPLQVTGSVRRCRSRQAGGAEPVRAGRSLGRPRRDTGAAPAQDNTGRAPRTWTAPSPRRCSRSDGRGHRRGPGRSRTRRASRRGGRRPLGLRPQAGRGAGTGLPCLPPPPFAPGALPPSPGRGRVRPRARSMPGARSAPVRERTARSHWPPGRKAGRPRAALTGCAPPLPPPAGPAHSPRARHARTDGTETARETQRERSRQGARDGKSRRRRRQGRPIPTRRGGGGGQAGPLRPARAGSRCCCCCCCCRRHRRRRGREGGSAGLNRPSRAPRRAAPAPPASSLSSSLRPTHSPPARPGPTLPSVRTHPPPNPYRVPDGAAWPGPVRRGFTGSSTSRPASPSARSDPAGPGEPLTHNAEVGPNRPRRAPAAAASARAAAGATGPGARAGGGAGVPRGAGAARPVLAHLGGVGAAGCRRAGAAAVSAPGSSNNGVSAAAAAAAFPVRLRSGHMTGSGAQRLRRGAPAVGEGRRRALWRQRETPSSRPSLRARPTAGTGNGSGPPAFRAPPGHSRCSPPSEARCPFKTPGRRRPV from the exons ATGCGTGTGCTCAGGAATTTTACCCTGAGCTCAAGGAAGCGGCGATTAACATTGGCAAGGCGGTACTTCAGTGCTGACCGATGCAACAAGCGTGTGAAACACTTCTTGTGCCCTGAGACCCGTGGGGACAGTGCCTCCCTGGCCGGCCCCGCTCTGCCTTTGCAAGTTACCGGATCCGTTCGGCGCTGCCGGAGCCGCCAAGCGGGCGGGGCCGAGCCCGTTCGGGCCGGGCGCTCGCTCGGGAGGCCCCGCCGGGACACGGGGGCGGCACCGGCCCAGGATAACACCGGGAGAGCGCCG CGAACCTGGACAGCACCGAGCCCGCGGCGCTGCTCCCGCTCCGACGGCAGAGGGCACCGGCGCGGCCCCGGCCGCTCACGGACGCGCCGCGCCTCCCGCCGCGGCGGCAGGCGCCCGCTCGGCCTTCGCCCTCAGGCCGGGCGGGGAGCCGGGACGGGCCTTCCGTGCCTCCCACCCCCCCCCTTCGCCCCCGGGGCGCTCCCGCCTTCTCCGGGCCGGGGGCGTGTCCGGCCGCGCGCCCGCTCCATGCCCGGAGCACGCTCGGCCCCAGTGCGGGAGAGGACGGCGCGCTCCCATTGGCCGCCGGGGCGGAAGGCCGGGCGGCCGCGCGCCGCTCTCACTGGCTGCGCCCCgcccctccctcctcctgctggcCCCGCCCACTCCCCCCGCGCACGCCACGCGCGCACGGACGGGACGGAGACGGCGCGCGAGACGCAGCGCGAGCGGAGCCGCCAGGGCGCGCGAGACGGGaagagccgccgccgccgccgccaggGCCGGCCCATCCCAACCCGccggggggggggcgggggacaggcggggccgctccgcccCGCGCGCGCCGGatcccgctgctgctgctgctgctgctgctgccgccgccaccgccgccggAGGGGGCGGGAGGGAGGCAGCGCGGGCCTCAACCGGCCGAGCCGAGCCCCGCGCCGGGCGGCACCGGCCCCCCCGGCCTCctccctctcttcctctctgCGACCCACCCACTCCCCtccggctcggcccggccctaCCCTACCCTCGGTGCGCACCCATCCCCCCCCCAACCCGTACCGTGTCCCGGATGGAGccgcctggcccggcccggtcCGGCGGGGATTCACCGGCAGTTCCACCTCCCGCCCCGCAAGCCCCTCGGCCCGCTCGGACCCGGCGGGGCCCGGGGAGCCCCTCACACACAATGCGGAGGTAGGGCCGAACaggccccgccgcgcccccgccgccgccgcctcagcCCGGGCCGCGGCCGGCGCGACGGGGCCGGGCGCACgtgcgggcggcggggccggggtgccccgcggggcgggcgcggcgcgGCCGGTGCTCGCTCACCTGGGGGGCGTGGGGGCCGCCGGGTGCCGCCGCGCGGGGGCCGCCGCCGTCTCCGCGCCCGGCAGCAGCAACAACGGAGtcagcgcggcggcggcggcggcggctttTCCTGTCCGGTTACGTTCGGGTCACATGACCGGGAGCGGAGCACAGAGGCTGCGGCGAGGAGCCCCCGCCGTGGGGGAGGGGAGGCGGCGAGCGCTGTGGCGGCAGCGGGAGACACCCAGCTCCCGCCCCTCCCTCCGCGCCCGCCCCACCGCCGGCACCGGGAACGGGAGCGGCCCTCCCGCCTTCCGGGCCCCCCCGGGGCACAGCCGCTGCTCCCCTCCTAGCGAGGCGCGCTGCCCCTTTAAAACTCCCGGGCGGC